Proteins from one Telopea speciosissima isolate NSW1024214 ecotype Mountain lineage chromosome 1, Tspe_v1, whole genome shotgun sequence genomic window:
- the LOC122672166 gene encoding rop guanine nucleotide exchange factor 7-like, which yields MEEGLVEKSQGTEATKDGIDANGVENASFTDSIEQECRESSSSSDTSTSDTTTNEERSNSSSEESSSASSLGWPIRKAEVQNCSISDVNESKEKAHSEDKKLEKQTSMISEVAMMKERFSKLLLGEDMSGCGEGVCTALAISNAITNLCATLFGQLWRLEPLPPGKKSMWRREMEWLLCVSDHIVELTPSWQTFPDGSKLEVMTCRPRSDLYINLPALRKLDNMLLEILDSFSNTEFWYVDQGILAPDADGSASFRRPLQRQEEKWWLPVPRVPPSGLQENSRKQLQHKRESTNQILKAAMAINSITLAELEIPESYLDSLPKSGRASLGDMIHRYITSDQFSPECLLDCLDLSSEHQALEIANRVEASIYVWRRRTNSRSMTNTTRSASKSSWEIVKELMIDVDKRELLADRAESLLICLKQRFPGLPQTTLDMSKIQYNKDVGKSILESYSRVLESLAFNIVARIDDLLYVDDLTKHSDDYSSIPTVSVIAHKRVSIPYSVPVSSTPYATAFTSPSFSPAPLVSPARGGKSPFLNGNKPHYRGFGVKKVLTDYLGVDLKEKSSSNSVEGSDTSSSSIQEAPAGWSRMENVEIHKEVVSPPTQV from the exons ATGGAGGAGGGTTTAGTCGAGAAGAGTCAAGGAACGGAAGCGACGAAAGATGGGATTGATGCGAATGGGGTTGAAAATGCGTCATTCACCGATTCGATTGAACAGGAGTGCAGGGAGAGCAGTTCCAGCTCTGATACATCGACGTCTGATACGACCACAAATGAAGAAAGGAGTAATAGCAGCTCGGAAGAATCATCTTCGGCATCATCATTAGGTTGGCCTATCAGGAAGGCGGAGGTGCAAAATTGTTCAATTTCTGATGTCAACGAATCGAAAGAGAAAGCACATTCGGAGGATAAGAAATTAGAGAAACAAACATCAATGATTTCCG AGGTTGCGATGATGAAggagaggttttcaaaattgctgcttggagaagacatgtCTGGATGTGGGGAAGGCGTTTGCACAGCATTGGCGATTTCCAATGCCATTACTAATCTCTGTG CAACACTTTTTGGGCAGCTTTGGAGATTAGAACCCCTACCTCCTGGGAAGAAATCAATGTGGCGAAGGGAGATGGAGTGGCTTCTTTGTGTCAGTGATCATATTGTTGAATTGACGCCCTCTTGGCAAACATTTCCTGATGGAAGCAAGCTTGAG GTTATGACTTGCAGACCCCGATCAGATCTGTATATTAATCTCCCAGCTCTGCGTAAACTTGACAACATGCTTCTT GAGATATTGGATAGCTTTAGCAATACAGAATTCTGGTATGTTGACCAAGGGATTTTAGCTCCAGATGCTGATGGATCAGCTTCTTTCCGTAGACCCCTCCAGCGTCAAGAGGAAAAGTGGTGGCTGCCTGTGCCCCGTGTCCCCCCTAGTGGTCTTCAAGAAAATTCAAGGAAGCAGTTGCAACACAAGCGTGAGAGCacaaaccaaatccttaaagcTGCCATGGCTATCAACAGCATTACCTTGGCTGAACTGGAAATCCCTGAATCCTACTTGGATTCTCTACCAAAG AGTGGAAGAGCCAGCCTTGGTGACATGATCCACCGGTACATAACATCTGACCAGTTCTCTCCCGAATGCCTTCTTGATTGCCTTGACCTATCTTCTGAACACCAGGCTCTTGAAATTGCTAACCGTGTTGAGGCCTCAATATACGTCTGGCGTCGAAGAACAAACTCAAGGTCTATGACTAATACAACCCGCTCCGCTTCAAAGTCATCCTGGGAGATAGTCAAGGAGTTAATGATTGATGTAGATAAGAGGGAGTTGCTTGCAGATCGAGCTGAAAGCCTCTTGATATGCTTGAAGCAGCGTTTCCCAGGTCTCCCGCAGACAACCTTGGATATGAGCAAGATCCAATACAACAAG GATGTTGGGAAATCTATTCTAGAGAGCTACTCCAGAGTTTTGGAGAGCCTGGCATTTAACATTGTTGCACGTATAGATGATTTGCTCTATGTTGATGACTTGACCAAGCATTCGGATGATTACTCCTCCATTCCCACTGTAAGTGTGATTGCTCACAAGAGGGTTTCCATTCCATACTCAGTGCCTGTCTCAAGCACTCCATATGCAACGGCTTTTACCTCTCCGAGCTTCTCACCTGCACCTCTAGTTAGCCCTGCAAGAGGAGGGAAGTCTCCCTTCCTCAATGGCAACAAGCCTCATTACCGTGGATTTGGAGTAAAGAAAGTCTTGACAGATTATCTTGGAGtggatttgaaagaaaaaagctCTAGTAATTCAGTCGAGGGATCAGATACTAGCTCAAGCTCAATTCAAGAAGCACCAGCAGGTTGGTCTAGAATGGAAAACGTGGAGATCCATAAAGAGGTAGTCAGCCCTCCAACACAGGTCTAA